DNA from Cyprinus carpio isolate SPL01 chromosome B3, ASM1834038v1, whole genome shotgun sequence:
ttgttttttaacaaaacaacataaatttagatatttactgtaaaaaaaaaaaaaagtcacatgctGCATCTGATCCCTATTACTACACAACTTGACACACTGTGTCACTGCTACAACCACTAAATGTCTTCTTAATTCAGATATGTTAACATACTCTAAAAAAAGATTAAGCATAGCAGCTAACAGATCTTACGTACAATATACAGCAATGCTGAGAGGTTTTGATGAATTAGTAGGATGAGGTTGAGGTCCTTCTGCTCCCAGATCCAGCTCTACTTCACACCAGTATTGAGCTCCATCATCAGCTCTGTCTGGACGGATCAGGAATGTGACAGTTTTATTCTCTGGAGTCTTGCTAGTGTTAGGGAAGGTGGTTTGATTCAGCAGAGTCTGTCCTTTGTACCATTTGACAGTGAGATACTGAACAGGAGCCACATTGTGAACGTCACACTGGAGCTCATACTGCTGTCCCTCCATCATTGGTCCTCTGTGATTCACAGTGCTGATGGACACACTGTCTGGAGTCTCTGTGGAGGAAGATTTACACACTCTGAAATCTGCTGTgatgaatgtacatttattagatatttctgagaatgaacagaaaaaaatcagtaaCAGAGAAACTCACTGTAAACGGTGACTGGGAGATCTACTTTACACTGTGCactatgaattaaatttatgTAGCAGACTGGCTTTATGTCCCATTCTGTCAGTTCTGACACTCTCCATGTGATCAGATTCTGGTTTCTGGTCATGGGCACTCTTCCCTCATCGGCTTCCCATCCCATCCCTTTATGCAGGACTGAAGTGCTACAGTTAGCTGCAACAGAATCGCCGTATCTCACAACAACTCTCTGTGGGTCGAGCTGAAGAGGACATTCAGATTGTGCACCTGTTAAACACATTGAGAaggatttttattaaactaaggtTAAATGTCTCACAGCTTTTCAAACATTTGATCATATTTCATCTTTTTCACTACAGAATTTGATCATCTATATAAACTATTCATTCAGAGTATCTTCATTTCATAATGCTATTACTATCAGTCTTTTCAAAATATCTGTCTGTCATTTAATCCATTAAAATGGTTAATCAGTGGATCATTTGGTGCAtccatacatttatatttatcaattctagagttttgtattttatagaaTTGGGCCAAGGACATTTACTTTGTAGCGTCTGGACCAATCAGACCCATTTgtcatttgatttaacaaatcagttattcattagattaacacccccccccccccataaacaTACTGGTTGCCAGGATGTCTGTGATCGACACAAggcccctggttaccatggcaaccaagGCCCCTCAGCCCGATCAAATAAACCTTTACAACCTAGTGATATGTTGAGAGGTCTCCCTCTCACTACATTTTCCATAGGAAAGACACATAATGCTCAGCAAactggactcttctctaattaatttatAGGAAACCCTTTCTTTGAAGGAACATACATATACTTCAGGGCACtgtgtatgttgttactgtttttgtatattgtcttttgtgtattgtacatgttttattcatgcttatgatagatcactagttaatataacctcatctatacgatgtttggtatctatgagttcgTATTgtcatgatctaaatgagagcGTATATTATTATACCTATGCAACACGTTAGTATTTTAAGAATcttgaagattcttctcttgaacaccCGCTCGAGTTCCATTTACAAATTGCCATGCTCTCAGACAAAGGGTCGTAAAACTCCCCAGTATTTCCAATCTCCCGCTTGGAATTTCAGTGTTTCTTATTGGACAAGCTCATCCTGAGAGGTGTGAATCTTCTGAGACCTTAAAGGCCTCACATCAGTGACCCGCCTTCAGTCTGCGGTTCTCTTTATATTtaggaattccaggagaagatgtGAGCTAGAATGCTTCTCAGGACACCCTAAGAATGTGCCAGGCCCTcgtgccttgactttccattcaccgaagatcctaggatctcagctgatgtctctcttagctctttttcactttccactgggaagaaactcccaatcaccatcgaGTCAGAACATCGAGTCAGAACATCGAGTCagaacatctttggaattcatcactcttcaaaaccGGAAGAACGTGATCGTGACTCCTACACCaccgaacctccaaaccatcaagactttcatccgagACTTCATCCGGACGCTCGTTCCAGGCTAAGGCAATGCAAGTGTTGTACATTTAACTAAgcgaaacagaggtttagtataagctatagatCCCGTTATAAACGCcactgatggttttactcaggtggttaactgactcttttcatagcttcattctctggttttcctgatggtatcatccatcaaatctcatttgcactttcccctgtatgagtgattgtatgtgtgtttgtttatttgtttgttagactagtttgcgttagtgtttagttaataaaactcttgtgcacaaattagatgagtttctgattctgccttgcaaattgGTGTCCCTTACGGTTTTGATCCTGGCTACATGCTCTGATGCATTAATACagtatgaaagtattttctgtggccacaaaaatttcctacatttacaaaaaattttactaaatttttGCTGGATGTTTGGTTTAATTGATGGTTATTTGATTGTGATTCAGTTACTAttggcagctcatataaataattattttttgtaattatttatatacatttcccttttgagcttaaTTTACTACAACTTAATAgcttgagaaaaaaacaaaagttggCACACCATAggctttaaaaatgcaaaactatttAATATTGTGCTTCACACAAGGTAATGTTCGGAGCTAACAGGCTCTTTGTcagacaacaaaaaaattatttcaatcatgcctttaagtgattaattaagaaTCACATGaccttagaagaaaaaaaaagaccatgaaatgaaaat
Protein-coding regions in this window:
- the LOC109078287 gene encoding hemicentin-1-like isoform X2, translating into MFQHFTGFVYLSFAVSQLVSLAGAQSECPLQLDPQRVVVRYGDSVAANCSTSVLHKGMGWEADEGRVPMTRNQNLITWRVSELTEWDIKPVCYINLIHSAQCKVDLPVTVYKTPDSVSISTVNHRGPMMEGQQYELQCDVHNVAPVQYLTVKWYKGQTLLNQTTFPNTSKTPENKTVTFLIRPDRADDGAQYWCEVELDLGAEGPQPHPTNSSKPLSIAVYYKPKINETKLPSVVRVLRGYPEVLVCEAEGNPKPTISWSVSSNDNKNSETLTITESTPENVSCTANNIVGSTTRHVKVSIQENYIPIILVIVAVVVVIFVIFIFLYLTYYKKKQDWPLRFEEAQCT